From Micromonospora carbonacea:
CGGCCCGGACCGGGGCCGGCAGGGCGGCGGCCACTCCCCCGGCGGCGACGTACCCCGACGCCTCGGTGACGGCCGCCTGCACCGCCTCGGAGACCAGCGCGCCCCGGGACAGGGCGATGGTGGCGGTCGCGGCGAACCGGTCGCCCGCGCCGCAGGTGTCCCCCTCGGCGCTGGCCGGCGCGGGCACCACCAGCGGCGTGGAGCCGGCGTGGCAGAGCAGCGCCCCGTCGCCGCCCAGGGTGACGGTGACCGCCCCGGCCCGCCAGCGCCGGCGCAGCTCCTGCGCGCCCCGCGACGCGGTGGCCAGCCGGGACCCGCCCGGCGCGGCCTTCACCAGCTCACGCACCTCGGACTCGTTCGGGGTGGCCAGGTGCACGCCCGGCACGGCGGCGGGGCCGCGCGGGTGCGGGTCCCACACCACGGGGGCCCGGGTGGCCGCGAGCGCCGCCCGCAGGGCCGGCTGCCGGGCCACCCCCCGGCCGTAGTCGCTGACCAGCACGGCGGACGCGGCGGCCAGCAGCCGCAGCACGGCCTCGCTGGGCTCCCCGGGCGCGCCGGCCGCGCCGCCCCGGTCGTGGCGCAGCAGCACCCGGCCCCGGGCGTGCAGCCGGATCTTCTCGCAGGTGGCGCCGCGCAGCGGCAGCGCGTACACCTGCACCCCGGCGGCGGCGAGCAGCTCGGCCAGCCGCGCCCCGCCCGCGTCGTCGGCGAGGGCGGTCACCAGCGCCACCTCGGCGCCCTGCGCTGCCGCGAAGACCGCCGCGAGGCCGGCACCGCCGGGCCGGTCGACGGCCGTGGACTCGTCGAGGACGGGCACCGGCGAGTCCGGACAGAGCCGGTTCACCACCCCCTCGACGTCCCGGTCGAGCAGGATGTCACCGACCACCACCACGGGTCCCGTCATCAGCTCGCCTCCTCATCCCGCCTCGGTCTGCCGGCCCGTACCGTCGTCGAGCACCACCTCGACCCCGGCGCGCACCGCAGGGTCCGGCGCGCCGGCCGCCGGTGGCGCGCCGGCCACCGCCGGCCCTGTGCGGCCCGCCGCCCCGGTGGCCGGCGTCGTGCGGCCCGCCGCCCCGGTGGCCGGTGGCACAGCGCGGCCCGCCGCCGCGAGCGCGGCGGGGAGCACGCGGTCGACGTACTCGCAGAGCACGTGGGTGGAGACCAGGTGCAGCTCCTGGACGACCTGGCTGTCGGGGGAGGCGATGGCGAGGGTGTCGTGGCAGGCGTCGGCGAGGGGGTTGGGGGTGGGCCCGGTGAACGCCCAGCAGCGCAGCCCGGCGTGGCGGCCGGCGTGGGCGGCGGCGACGAGGTTGGCGCTGGCCCCGCTTGTCGACATGAGCAGCAGGATGTCGTCGGGCCGGCCGTGTGCGCGGACCTGCCGGGCGAAGACCTCGTCGTAGCCGTAGTCGTTGCCGATGGCGGTGAGCGCGCTGGTCTCGGCGTGCAGGGCGAGCGCCGACAGCGGCTCGCGGTCGTCGCGGAGCTTGCCGACGAGTTCGGCGGTGAGGTGCTGGGCCTCGGCGGCGCTGCCACCGTTGCCGGCGACCAGCAGCCGGCCGCCGGCGGCCAGCCGGTGCGCCAGCTCCCCGCCCCAGCGGGCCAGCAGCTCCTCCGCGCGCCGGTAGGGCAGCAGCGCGGCGGCGAGGGCGGCCAGGTGCGCGTCGAGCACCGACGCGCCGGGTCCGGCGGGCCCGGCGGAACCAGTGGCGGGGCGGGCCTGACCGGCGGCGGAACCGGCGGTGCGGGCCGGGCGGGCCGGGCGGGCGGCGGCCATCAGGCGACCACCCGGGTGGGCCGGCGCACGGCGGCGACCTCGCCGTACACCTCCGCCAGCCGCTGGGC
This genomic window contains:
- a CDS encoding PfkB family carbohydrate kinase, which codes for MTGPVVVVGDILLDRDVEGVVNRLCPDSPVPVLDESTAVDRPGGAGLAAVFAAAQGAEVALVTALADDAGGARLAELLAAAGVQVYALPLRGATCEKIRLHARGRVLLRHDRGGAAGAPGEPSEAVLRLLAAASAVLVSDYGRGVARQPALRAALAATRAPVVWDPHPRGPAAVPGVHLATPNESEVRELVKAAPGGSRLATASRGAQELRRRWRAGAVTVTLGGDGALLCHAGSTPLVVPAPASAEGDTCGAGDRFAATATIALSRGALVSEAVQAAVTEASGYVAAGGVAAALPAPVRAAAAPPSRPGGPRIGVAAAAEVVAGVRAAGGTVVATGGCFDLLHAGHVATLEAARQLGDCLVVCVNSDASVAGLKGPDRPVVPQGDRSRLLAALGCVDAVLVFDEPTPEAALTWLRPDVWVKGGDYAGGGGPALPEAEVLRRWGGHTVVVPYLDGRSTTDMIAAARATGGARTPDLRVGVDVDGTTIKGAR
- a CDS encoding D-sedoheptulose-7-phosphate isomerase, translating into MAAARPARPARTAGSAAGQARPATGSAGPAGPGASVLDAHLAALAAALLPYRRAEELLARWGGELAHRLAAGGRLLVAGNGGSAAEAQHLTAELVGKLRDDREPLSALALHAETSALTAIGNDYGYDEVFARQVRAHGRPDDILLLMSTSGASANLVAAAHAGRHAGLRCWAFTGPTPNPLADACHDTLAIASPDSQVVQELHLVSTHVLCEYVDRVLPAALAAAGRAVPPATGAAGRTTPATGAAGRTGPAVAGAPPAAGAPDPAVRAGVEVVLDDGTGRQTEAG